A stretch of the Pseudomonas helvetica genome encodes the following:
- the tauB gene encoding taurine ABC transporter ATP-binding subunit has product MALLQLERISAQYPGNPEPVLADISLSLGPQQLLVALGPSGSGKTSLLNLIAGFVEPSAGRITLDGVPVKGPSAERGVVFQDDALLPWQDVLANVGFGLELAGVPRDKREVRAREMLALVDLAGFDARRIWQLSGGQKQRVGLARALAADPRVLLMDEPFGALDAFTREQMQELLLQVWRRTAKPVFLITHDIEEAVFLATDLILLAPNPGQIVERLQLDFGQRYAAGESARAIKSDPRFIETREHVLARVFSQRSAAQRQERA; this is encoded by the coding sequence ATGGCCTTGCTTCAGCTGGAGCGCATCAGCGCACAGTACCCTGGTAACCCGGAACCGGTGCTGGCGGATATTTCCTTAAGCCTTGGGCCCCAGCAATTGCTGGTCGCCCTCGGCCCGTCCGGCAGCGGCAAGACCTCGCTGTTGAACCTGATTGCCGGGTTTGTCGAACCCAGCGCCGGACGCATCACCCTTGACGGCGTGCCGGTCAAAGGTCCGAGCGCCGAGCGTGGCGTGGTGTTCCAGGACGACGCGCTGCTGCCCTGGCAGGACGTGTTGGCCAACGTCGGTTTCGGTCTGGAACTGGCCGGCGTGCCGCGTGATAAACGCGAAGTCCGCGCCCGGGAAATGCTCGCGCTGGTCGACCTCGCAGGCTTTGATGCGCGCCGCATCTGGCAGCTCTCAGGTGGTCAGAAACAACGTGTCGGCCTGGCCCGCGCACTCGCTGCCGACCCACGCGTGCTGCTGATGGACGAACCCTTCGGCGCCCTCGACGCGTTCACCCGCGAACAGATGCAGGAACTGTTGCTGCAAGTCTGGCGACGCACCGCCAAACCGGTGTTCCTGATTACCCATGACATTGAAGAAGCAGTATTCCTGGCCACGGATCTGATTCTGTTGGCGCCCAACCCTGGGCAAATCGTCGAGCGCCTGCAGCTGGATTTCGGTCAGCGTTACGCCGCTGGCGAATCGGCTCGTGCGATCAAATCCGACCCACGCTTTATCGAAACCCGCGAACACGTACTCGCCCGTGTGTTCTCCCAACGCAGCGCCGCCCAGCGGCAGGAGCGCGCATGA
- the tauA gene encoding taurine ABC transporter substrate-binding protein, which yields MKLHFPLRLLAAASLAAASFFAQAADVTVAYQTTVDPAKVAQADGSYETATHAKIDWRKFDNGADIIAAIASGDVQIGYLGSSPLTAAITRKVPVETFLIATQIGAAEALVARDGSGIKTPQDLIGKKIAVPFVSTGHYSLLAALKHWNIDPSKVQILNLAPPAIIAAWKRGDIDATYVWDPALGVAKENGNVLITSGELAKFGAPTFDAWIVRKDFAEKHPEIVSAFAKVTLDAYARYRKDPQAWLADKGNVDKLVKLSGAKASDIPLLLQGNVYPLAADQVITLGAPTTKAITDTAAFLKEQGKVEAVLPDYAPYVSAKYITN from the coding sequence ATGAAACTGCACTTCCCCCTACGCCTCCTGGCGGCCGCTTCCCTGGCTGCAGCGAGCTTTTTCGCCCAAGCGGCTGATGTCACCGTCGCCTACCAGACCACCGTCGACCCAGCCAAAGTCGCCCAGGCTGACGGCAGTTACGAAACCGCCACCCACGCCAAAATCGACTGGCGTAAGTTCGACAACGGTGCCGACATCATCGCTGCCATCGCCTCGGGCGACGTGCAGATCGGCTACCTCGGCTCCAGCCCGCTGACGGCTGCAATCACCCGCAAGGTTCCGGTCGAAACCTTCCTCATCGCCACTCAGATCGGCGCCGCCGAAGCACTGGTGGCCCGTGACGGTTCCGGGATCAAGACCCCGCAGGACCTGATCGGCAAGAAAATCGCCGTGCCATTCGTTTCCACCGGTCACTACAGCCTGCTGGCCGCGCTCAAGCACTGGAACATCGACCCGTCGAAAGTCCAGATCCTCAACCTCGCGCCGCCGGCAATCATTGCCGCGTGGAAACGCGGCGACATCGACGCGACCTACGTGTGGGACCCGGCGCTGGGTGTTGCCAAGGAAAACGGCAACGTGCTGATCACTTCCGGCGAACTGGCCAAGTTCGGCGCGCCGACCTTCGATGCGTGGATCGTGCGCAAGGATTTCGCCGAGAAGCATCCGGAAATCGTCAGTGCCTTCGCCAAAGTCACCCTCGACGCCTACGCCCGCTACCGCAAAGACCCGCAAGCCTGGCTGGCGGATAAGGGCAATGTCGACAAACTGGTGAAACTCTCCGGTGCCAAGGCCAGCGACATTCCGTTGCTGCTGCAAGGCAACGTCTACCCGCTGGCGGCTGATCAGGTGATCACCCTCGGCGCGCCGACCACCAAGGCCATCACCGACACCGCGGCGTTCCTCAAGGAACAAGGCAAGGTCGAGGCTGTGCTGCCGGACTACGCCCCTTACGTCAGCGCCAAGTACATCACTAATTGA
- a CDS encoding Tex family protein: MDSINSRIAEELGVRPQQVEAAVALLDEGATVPFIARYRKEVTGSLDDTQLRHLEERLRYLRELDERRISILASIEEQGKLTPQLERDIKLADTKTRLEDLYLPYKQKRRTKGQIALEAGLGELADGLFNDPNLTPDTEAARFVNAEKGVADVKAALEGAKYILMERFAEDANLLDKLRNYLKQEATLSARVIAGKEEEGAKFRDYFEHDEPLKSMPSHRALAIFRGRNEGILSSALKVGDELPGTMHPCEGMIGQQFGIANQNRPADKWLGEVVRWTWKVKLYTHLETDLLGELRDGAETEAINVFAHNLHDLLLAAPAGPRATLGLDPGLRTGCKVAVVDATGKLLDHATVYPHVPHNKWDQTIAVLAALCAKHSVDLIAIGNGTASRETDKLAADLIKKYPAMKMTKVMVSEAGASVYSASELASKEFPDLDVSIRGAVSIARRLQDPLAELVKIDPKSIGVGQYQHDVSQLKLARGLDAVVEDCVNAVGVDVNTASVALLARISGLNATLAQNIVTHRDENGAFKTRAALKKVARLGEKTFEQAAGFLRVMNGDNPLDSSAVHPEAYPLVQRIAAETDRDIRSLIGDAAFLKRLDPKKYTDETFGLPTVTDILQELEKPGRDPRPEFKTAEFQEGVEDLKDLQLGMILEGVVTNVTNFGAFVDIGVHQDGLVHISALSEKFIKDPREAVKAGDVVKVKVMEVDIPRKRVGLSMRMSDTPGEKIDGARGARPGSAPRQSSNPAPRKETTAAAPGNNAMASLFANAKQLKKR; the protein is encoded by the coding sequence ATGGACAGCATCAACAGCCGCATCGCCGAGGAACTCGGTGTACGCCCACAACAGGTCGAAGCGGCCGTCGCGCTACTCGATGAAGGCGCCACGGTGCCCTTCATCGCCCGCTACCGGAAAGAAGTGACCGGCAGCCTCGATGACACGCAATTGCGTCATCTGGAAGAGCGTCTGCGCTACCTGCGAGAACTCGACGAACGGCGCATCAGCATCCTTGCCAGCATCGAAGAGCAAGGCAAGCTGACCCCGCAACTCGAGCGCGATATCAAACTCGCCGACACCAAGACCCGCCTCGAAGACTTGTACCTGCCGTACAAGCAAAAACGCCGCACCAAGGGCCAGATCGCCCTGGAAGCCGGCCTTGGCGAACTGGCCGACGGCCTGTTCAACGACCCGAACCTGACGCCAGACACCGAAGCCGCACGCTTCGTCAACGCCGAAAAAGGCGTGGCGGATGTGAAGGCGGCCCTCGAAGGCGCCAAGTACATCCTCATGGAACGCTTCGCCGAAGACGCCAACCTGCTCGACAAGTTGCGCAATTACCTGAAGCAGGAAGCCACGCTCAGTGCCCGCGTGATCGCCGGCAAGGAAGAAGAAGGCGCCAAGTTCCGCGACTATTTCGAACACGACGAACCGCTGAAAAGCATGCCATCGCACCGCGCCCTGGCGATTTTCCGTGGCCGCAACGAAGGCATTCTCAGCTCCGCACTGAAAGTCGGTGACGAGCTGCCGGGCACCATGCACCCGTGCGAGGGCATGATCGGTCAGCAATTCGGCATCGCCAACCAGAACCGCCCAGCCGACAAATGGCTCGGTGAAGTGGTGCGCTGGACCTGGAAGGTCAAGCTCTACACCCACCTGGAAACCGACCTGCTCGGCGAGCTGCGCGACGGCGCCGAGACCGAGGCGATCAACGTGTTCGCGCACAACCTGCACGACTTGCTGCTGGCCGCTCCCGCCGGCCCACGTGCCACGCTGGGCCTGGACCCGGGCCTGCGCACCGGTTGCAAGGTGGCGGTGGTCGACGCCACCGGCAAGCTGCTGGATCACGCCACGGTTTACCCGCACGTGCCGCACAACAAGTGGGACCAGACCATCGCCGTGCTCGCCGCCCTGTGCGCCAAGCACTCGGTGGACCTGATTGCCATCGGCAACGGCACTGCCAGCCGTGAAACCGACAAGCTCGCCGCGGACCTGATCAAAAAATACCCAGCGATGAAAATGACCAAGGTCATGGTCTCCGAAGCCGGCGCTTCGGTGTACTCGGCCTCGGAACTGGCCTCCAAGGAATTCCCGGACCTCGACGTGTCGATCCGTGGCGCGGTGTCGATTGCCCGTCGCTTGCAAGACCCGCTGGCCGAGCTGGTGAAAATCGATCCGAAATCCATCGGTGTCGGCCAGTACCAGCACGACGTGTCGCAGTTGAAACTGGCGCGTGGCCTGGACGCGGTGGTCGAGGACTGCGTGAACGCCGTTGGCGTCGACGTGAACACCGCCTCCGTTGCGCTGCTGGCCCGCATTTCCGGCCTCAACGCGACCCTGGCGCAGAACATCGTGACCCACCGTGATGAAAACGGTGCGTTCAAAACCCGCGCTGCCTTGAAGAAAGTCGCCCGTCTCGGCGAAAAGACCTTCGAACAGGCCGCCGGCTTCCTGCGCGTGATGAACGGTGATAACCCGCTGGACTCCTCCGCGGTTCACCCGGAAGCCTACCCGCTGGTGCAACGCATCGCCGCTGAAACCGACCGCGATATCCGTTCGCTGATCGGCGACGCCGCTTTCCTCAAGCGTCTCGATCCGAAGAAGTACACCGACGAAACCTTCGGTCTGCCAACGGTCACCGACATCCTGCAAGAACTGGAAAAGCCGGGCCGTGACCCGCGTCCAGAGTTCAAGACTGCCGAGTTCCAGGAAGGCGTCGAAGACCTCAAGGACTTGCAGCTGGGGATGATCCTCGAAGGCGTGGTGACCAACGTGACCAACTTCGGTGCCTTCGTCGATATCGGCGTGCATCAGGACGGTTTGGTACATATCTCCGCGCTTTCGGAGAAATTCATCAAGGATCCGCGTGAAGCGGTGAAAGCCGGTGACGTGGTCAAGGTCAAGGTCATGGAAGTCGACATCCCGCGTAAACGTGTGGGTCTGTCGATGCGCATGAGCGACACCCCGGGTGAGAAGATCGACGGCGCTCGTGGCGCGCGTCCAGGTTCAGCGCCGCGTCAGTCTTCGAACCCTGCACCGCGTAAAGAAACCACGGCAGCCGCTCCAGGCAACAATGCCATGGCGTCGCTGTTCGCCAATGCCAAGCAGCTGAAGAAACGCTGA
- the ompR gene encoding two-component system response regulator OmpR encodes MSSTAQTAEGEKILIVDDDPGLSSLLERFFVSKGYRARAVPNTEQMDRLLAREVFNLVVLDLMLPGEDGLTACRRLRGANNQIPIIMLTAKGDELSRIKGLELGADDYLAKPFNPDELMARVKAVLRRQSAPVPGAPGSEDESVTFGDYELSLATRELKRGDEVHMLTTGEFAVLKALVMNARQPLTRDKLMNLARGREWDALERSIDVQISRLRRMIEPDPSKPRYIQTVWGVGYVFVPDGTATK; translated from the coding sequence ATGAGCAGCACTGCACAAACTGCTGAAGGCGAAAAAATTCTTATCGTTGACGACGATCCGGGGCTCAGCAGCCTGCTGGAACGTTTTTTCGTCAGCAAGGGCTATCGTGCCCGCGCCGTACCGAACACCGAACAGATGGATCGTTTGCTGGCGCGTGAAGTGTTCAACCTGGTCGTCCTCGACCTGATGTTGCCCGGCGAAGACGGCCTGACTGCGTGCCGTCGTTTGCGTGGCGCAAACAATCAGATTCCGATCATCATGCTGACCGCCAAGGGCGATGAGCTGAGCCGTATCAAGGGCCTGGAACTGGGTGCCGACGATTACCTGGCCAAGCCGTTCAACCCGGACGAGCTGATGGCGCGTGTCAAAGCGGTCCTGCGTCGCCAGTCGGCTCCCGTACCGGGCGCACCGGGCAGCGAAGACGAAAGCGTGACCTTCGGTGATTACGAATTGTCGCTGGCGACTCGCGAACTCAAGCGCGGCGACGAAGTACACATGCTCACTACCGGTGAATTCGCGGTGCTCAAGGCGTTGGTGATGAATGCGCGTCAACCACTGACCCGCGACAAGCTGATGAATCTGGCCCGTGGCCGCGAATGGGATGCCCTTGAGCGTTCCATCGACGTCCAGATCTCCCGCCTGCGCCGGATGATCGAGCCTGATCCATCGAAACCACGCTACATTCAAACGGTCTGGGGCGTGGGTTACGTGTTCGTTCCGGACGGCACCGCGACCAAGTGA
- a CDS encoding PaaI family thioesterase, translating to MEIPAGLTESAFFKLLGCRLHSLEVGVAQVALALEPQLRNRGGKLHGGALFSLVDIAMGLACSSSHGFDQQSATIECKINYIRAVAEGEVMCTAQVIHPGRRTLVVEADVMQGDKLVAKAQGTFAVL from the coding sequence ATGGAAATCCCTGCGGGGTTGACCGAAAGCGCTTTTTTCAAGCTGCTGGGTTGCCGCTTGCACAGTCTTGAGGTCGGGGTGGCGCAAGTCGCCCTGGCGCTTGAGCCGCAGCTGCGTAATCGCGGCGGCAAGCTGCACGGCGGGGCGTTGTTCAGTCTGGTGGACATTGCCATGGGGCTGGCTTGTTCCAGTTCCCATGGTTTTGACCAGCAGAGCGCAACCATCGAGTGCAAGATCAACTACATCCGCGCCGTGGCTGAAGGCGAGGTGATGTGCACGGCGCAGGTGATTCACCCGGGCCGGCGCACGCTCGTGGTCGAAGCCGATGTGATGCAAGGCGACAAACTGGTCGCAAAAGCACAAGGCACGTTCGCTGTCCTGTAG
- the mgrA gene encoding L-glyceraldehyde 3-phosphate reductase, whose product MTYTAAADRYDSIPYRRVGRSGLVLPALSLGLWHNFGDSTPIDTQRSLLRTAFDLGINHFDLANNYGPPYGSAEINFGRLLREDFKSYRDELIISSKAGWDMWPGPYGQGGGSRKYVLASLDQSLQRLGVDYVDIFYSHRFDPDTPLEETASALATAVQQGKALYIGISSYSGAKTREMAALLKEWKVPLLIHQPAYNLLNRWVEKDLLDATDELGAGVIAFTPLAQGLLTDKYLNGVPKDARVNRPGGDSLQASHLSDANIALVRALNEIAKRRGQSLAQMALAWTLRDPRVTSALIGASRPEQIIENVGALKNLSFSVEELAEIDRFAQEGGINLWEKPSTAE is encoded by the coding sequence ATGACTTACACCGCTGCTGCTGATCGTTACGACTCCATTCCTTACCGCCGCGTCGGTCGCAGCGGGCTGGTGCTGCCGGCACTGTCGCTGGGCTTGTGGCACAACTTCGGCGACAGCACGCCGATCGATACCCAGCGATCCTTGCTGCGTACTGCCTTCGACCTGGGTATCAATCACTTCGACCTGGCCAACAACTACGGCCCGCCGTACGGCAGTGCCGAGATCAATTTCGGCCGTTTGCTGCGCGAAGACTTCAAGTCTTACCGCGACGAGTTGATCATCTCCAGCAAGGCCGGTTGGGACATGTGGCCTGGCCCTTACGGCCAGGGCGGTGGCTCGCGCAAATACGTGCTGGCCAGCCTCGACCAGAGCCTGCAACGCTTGGGCGTCGACTATGTGGATATTTTCTACTCCCACCGCTTCGACCCGGACACTCCGCTGGAAGAAACCGCTAGTGCGCTGGCCACCGCCGTGCAGCAGGGCAAGGCGCTGTACATCGGTATCTCGTCGTATTCCGGGGCGAAAACCCGCGAAATGGCTGCACTGCTGAAAGAGTGGAAGGTCCCGCTGTTGATCCACCAGCCGGCCTATAACCTGCTCAACCGTTGGGTGGAAAAGGATCTGCTGGACGCCACCGATGAACTCGGCGCGGGTGTGATTGCCTTCACGCCGTTGGCTCAGGGGTTGTTGACCGACAAGTACCTCAACGGCGTACCCAAAGATGCACGGGTCAATCGTCCGGGCGGTGACTCGTTGCAAGCCTCGCACCTGTCCGATGCCAACATCGCCCTGGTGCGCGCCCTCAACGAAATCGCCAAGCGCCGTGGCCAAAGCCTGGCGCAAATGGCCCTGGCCTGGACACTGCGCGACCCGCGTGTGACCTCAGCGCTGATAGGTGCGAGCCGACCAGAGCAGATTATCGAGAACGTCGGGGCGTTGAAAAACTTGAGCTTCAGCGTTGAGGAACTGGCAGAGATTGACCGGTTTGCCCAGGAGGGCGGGATCAATTTGTGGGAGAAGCCTTCGACGGCGGAATAA
- the gshA gene encoding glutamate--cysteine ligase, whose product MSELLNRRLALLGERANLSLLEQCLHGIERECLRVTGEGRLAQTPHPESLGSALTNEQITTDYSESLLEFITPALPDPADTLASLDKIHRFAYSKLGNEYLWSPSMPCPLPAEEDIPIAYYGTSNIGQLKYVYRKGLALRYGKTMQCIAGIHYNFSLPEKLWPLLKEAEGFVGTDRDYQSAAYIALIRNFRRYSWLLMYLFGSSPALDAGFLRGRSHQLEQFDAETLYLPYATSLRMSDLGYQSNAQAGLTPCYNDLNSYTDSLRKAVATPYPPYVEIGTHQDGEWVQLNTNILQIENEYYSNIRPKRVTYTGERPIQALMARGIQYVEVRLLDINPFMPMGIDLPEARFLDAFLLYCALNDSPLLTATTCGNATSNFLSVVKEGRRPGLQLQRDGQSVDMKEWALELLEKIAPLAALLDQSHGGDAHSKALDAQLAKIQNPSLTPSAQVLAAMTEHKESFAQFSLRQSQAHAEFFRSEPLPAEEQARFEELARSSLAQQTELEQNEVGDFDVFVGSYQASILAISN is encoded by the coding sequence TTGAGCGAACTTCTCAACCGCCGCCTGGCTCTGCTCGGCGAGCGCGCTAACCTCTCTCTGCTCGAACAGTGTCTTCACGGCATCGAACGTGAATGCCTGCGCGTGACGGGCGAAGGTCGCCTGGCGCAAACGCCGCACCCTGAAAGCCTGGGTTCCGCGCTGACCAACGAACAGATCACCACCGACTATTCCGAGTCGCTGCTGGAGTTCATCACGCCTGCACTGCCGGACCCTGCGGACACGCTGGCGAGCCTGGACAAGATTCACCGTTTTGCCTACAGCAAGCTCGGCAACGAGTACCTGTGGAGTCCGTCGATGCCGTGCCCGCTGCCGGCCGAGGAAGATATCCCGATCGCCTACTACGGCACCTCCAACATCGGTCAGCTCAAGTACGTCTACCGCAAAGGCCTGGCCCTGCGTTACGGCAAGACCATGCAATGCATCGCCGGGATTCACTACAACTTTTCCCTGCCGGAAAAGCTCTGGCCGCTGCTCAAAGAGGCTGAAGGCTTTGTCGGCACCGACCGCGACTATCAGTCGGCGGCCTATATCGCGCTGATCCGCAACTTCCGCCGCTACAGCTGGCTGCTGATGTACCTGTTCGGCTCTTCGCCAGCGCTGGACGCCGGCTTCCTGCGCGGTCGCTCCCATCAGCTGGAGCAATTTGACGCCGAAACCCTGTACCTGCCGTACGCCACCAGCCTGCGCATGAGCGACCTGGGTTACCAGAGCAACGCGCAAGCCGGACTGACACCGTGCTACAACGACCTGAACAGCTACACCGACAGCCTGCGCAAAGCAGTGGCCACGCCGTACCCGCCGTACGTCGAAATCGGCACGCACCAGGACGGTGAGTGGGTTCAGCTCAACACCAACATCCTGCAGATCGAAAACGAGTACTACTCCAACATCCGCCCGAAACGCGTGACCTACACCGGCGAGCGGCCGATCCAGGCGCTGATGGCCCGTGGCATTCAGTACGTTGAAGTGCGCCTGTTGGACATCAACCCGTTCATGCCGATGGGTATCGACTTGCCAGAGGCACGTTTCCTCGACGCATTCCTGCTGTATTGCGCGCTGAACGACAGCCCGCTGCTGACCGCCACCACCTGCGGCAACGCCACCTCGAACTTCCTCAGCGTGGTCAAGGAAGGTCGTCGTCCGGGCCTGCAATTGCAACGCGATGGTCAGTCGGTGGACATGAAAGAGTGGGCCTTGGAGCTGCTGGAAAAAATCGCCCCGCTGGCCGCGCTGCTCGATCAGAGCCACGGCGGCGACGCCCACAGCAAAGCCCTCGACGCACAACTGGCGAAAATCCAGAACCCTTCCCTGACCCCTTCCGCGCAAGTACTGGCAGCGATGACCGAGCACAAGGAAAGCTTCGCCCAGTTCTCCCTGCGCCAGAGTCAGGCCCACGCCGAGTTCTTCCGCAGCGAGCCGCTGCCTGCCGAAGAGCAGGCGCGCTTTGAAGAGCTGGCGCGCTCGTCGCTGGCCCAGCAAACTGAGCTTGAGCAGAACGAAGTCGGCGATTTCGACGTGTTTGTCGGGTCGTACCAGGCGAGCATTCTGGCGATCAGTAACTAG
- the tauD gene encoding taurine dioxygenase, which translates to MSSLTVTPLSTALGAQISGVDISQPLNLEQRDAIEQALLKHQVLFFREQPINPQQQARFATNFGDLHIHPIYPNVPEQPEVLILDTAHTDVRDNAVWHTDVTFLPTPALGAVLSAKLLPEFGGDTLWASGIAAYETLSTPLQNLLQGLTATHDFVKSFPLERFGTTPEALVQWEAARKKNPPLSHPVIRTHPVSGRKSLFVNEGFTTKINELSETESEAILKLLFAHATRPEFTIRWRWQENDVAFWDNRVTQHFAVDDYRPARRVMHRATVLGDVPFFR; encoded by the coding sequence ATGAGCAGCCTGACCGTCACCCCACTCAGCACCGCCCTCGGCGCGCAGATCAGCGGCGTCGATATCTCCCAGCCGCTGAACCTCGAACAGCGCGATGCGATCGAGCAGGCACTGCTCAAGCACCAAGTGCTGTTCTTCCGCGAGCAGCCGATCAACCCGCAACAGCAGGCACGCTTCGCGACGAACTTCGGCGACCTGCATATTCACCCGATCTACCCGAATGTACCGGAACAGCCAGAAGTGTTGATCCTCGACACCGCTCATACCGATGTGCGTGACAACGCCGTGTGGCACACCGACGTGACCTTCCTGCCGACCCCGGCCCTTGGCGCGGTGCTCAGCGCCAAGCTGTTGCCGGAGTTTGGGGGCGACACCTTGTGGGCCAGCGGTATTGCGGCGTACGAAACCCTGTCGACGCCTCTGCAAAACCTGCTGCAAGGCCTGACCGCGACCCACGATTTCGTCAAATCCTTCCCGCTGGAGCGCTTTGGCACCACGCCTGAAGCCTTGGTTCAGTGGGAGGCCGCCCGCAAGAAAAATCCACCGCTGTCGCATCCGGTGATCCGCACGCACCCGGTGAGCGGGCGCAAGTCGTTGTTCGTCAATGAAGGCTTCACGACGAAGATCAATGAGCTCTCGGAAACCGAAAGCGAAGCGATTCTGAAGCTGCTGTTCGCCCATGCTACCCGGCCGGAATTTACCATTCGCTGGCGCTGGCAGGAAAACGACGTGGCGTTCTGGGATAACCGCGTGACCCAGCATTTCGCGGTGGACGATTACCGACCGGCACGGCGAGTGATGCACCGGGCGACAGTGTTGGGGGATGTGCCGTTTTTCCGCTGA
- a CDS encoding type II toxin-antitoxin system HicB family antitoxin, whose product MKFPVVLHKDAGSDYGVIIPDVAGCFSAGGTVAQALENVKEALALHYEGLVADGDPLPQVREIDEHFENPDYAGGVWAVVEFDVTPYFGKSVRFNATLPEQLLERIDQTVRRDQRYNSRSGFLAAAALRELSA is encoded by the coding sequence ATGAAATTCCCAGTCGTACTGCACAAGGATGCCGGCTCAGATTACGGCGTGATCATCCCCGACGTTGCGGGTTGTTTCTCAGCAGGTGGAACGGTGGCGCAGGCGCTCGAAAACGTTAAAGAAGCGCTGGCGTTGCATTACGAAGGACTGGTCGCTGATGGCGATCCATTGCCGCAGGTGCGCGAGATCGACGAGCACTTCGAAAACCCGGATTACGCGGGAGGTGTTTGGGCAGTGGTCGAGTTTGATGTGACGCCGTATTTCGGCAAGTCCGTGCGTTTCAATGCAACGTTGCCAGAGCAGTTGCTGGAGCGCATTGATCAGACGGTCAGACGCGATCAACGGTACAACTCAAGATCCGGGTTTCTGGCAGCAGCGGCCCTGCGCGAACTGTCGGCGTAA
- the tauC gene encoding taurine ABC transporter permease TauC has protein sequence MSSYEIPATTASPTSPSTLIPLRRSLGTRWISVLTLIALLAVWWAVTASGLIEPLFLPPPAAVLQKGWLLATTGYMDSTLWQHLGASLSRIGLGLGFAVLTAVPVGIAIGHNRIARGVLDPLIEFYRPIPPLAYLPLIVIWCGIGELSKVLLIYLAIFAPIAIATATGVRTVDPAKLRAAQSLGATRAQLIRHVILPSALPDILTGVRIGLGVGWSTLVAAELIAATSGLGFMVQSAAQFLVTDVVVLGILVIALIAFAMEMGLRALQRKLVPWHGQAH, from the coding sequence ATGAGCAGTTATGAAATCCCGGCCACGACGGCCAGCCCCACCAGCCCATCGACGCTGATTCCGCTGCGTCGCAGCCTCGGCACACGCTGGATCAGCGTACTGACGCTGATCGCTTTGCTCGCGGTTTGGTGGGCTGTTACCGCCAGTGGTCTGATCGAGCCGTTGTTCCTGCCACCGCCGGCGGCTGTCCTGCAAAAAGGCTGGTTGCTGGCGACCACGGGCTATATGGACTCGACCCTCTGGCAACATCTGGGCGCAAGCCTCAGCCGGATTGGTCTGGGCCTGGGCTTTGCAGTCCTGACCGCCGTGCCGGTCGGTATCGCCATTGGTCACAACCGCATCGCACGCGGCGTTCTCGACCCGCTGATCGAGTTCTACCGGCCGATACCACCGTTGGCCTATCTGCCGTTGATCGTGATCTGGTGCGGCATTGGTGAGCTGTCCAAGGTGTTGCTGATCTATCTGGCGATCTTCGCCCCGATCGCCATCGCCACCGCGACCGGTGTGCGCACCGTCGACCCGGCCAAGTTGCGCGCGGCGCAGTCGTTAGGCGCGACCCGGGCCCAGCTGATTCGCCATGTGATTTTGCCGAGCGCGTTGCCGGACATTCTGACCGGCGTGCGTATTGGCTTGGGCGTGGGTTGGTCGACGCTGGTGGCTGCCGAGTTGATCGCCGCCACCAGCGGCCTGGGCTTCATGGTGCAGTCGGCCGCGCAATTTCTGGTCACCGATGTGGTGGTGCTGGGGATTCTGGTGATCGCGCTGATCGCCTTCGCCATGGAAATGGGCCTGCGAGCGCTGCAACGCAAACTGGTGCCGTGGCATGGCCAGGCGCATTGA